ATACATCTGTCCCAGACGGTCTATGTTTGGGTAGATAAACCTCCATTTTTCTTTTGAAAAGCACAAATCCTAAATCTTCATTTTAATTTTCAATTTAAAATTCGATCAATATTTTAGCAATATATTTATTTTATCACAGATTAACAGACTTGTTATGAATATTAACACTCCCCTTGACAGACTGACTCTTGTTTCCATATCATTTATGATCATCCCAATCTTTATTCTGGCATATTCGAGTCCCCAATGGACTTCAGAAATTTACATATATGGCCAAGAAACTAATTCTTCTAACAATGATGAATTTTTATTAAATATCAATCAAACTTATTTGTCTTTAATTCCTCTAATGATTGAGGAAGTTCAAAACACCAATGCTAGTGATATCCCTATCAAACAAATAATGGAGGCAACTCCTTCCAATGCAACAGCCCTCCAAGATATTGTCAAAAATAATTCTAATAAAGCAGCTCAAAACAAAGACAATGCTACTTTAAACAACAGCAATTCCTCTAGACCTCAGGATCTCATTCCAGTCGTTGTTAATATGACTCAAAACACCAATGCTAGTGATATCCCTATCAAAAATATAATTAATACTGTTCCTTCCAATGCAACAGCCCTCCAAGATATTGTCAAAAATAATTCTAATAAAGCAGCTCAAAACAAAGACAATGCTACTTTAAACAACAGCAATTCCTCTAGACCTCAGGATCTCATTCCAGTCGTTGTTAATATGACTCAAAACACCAATGCTAGTGATATCCCTATCAAAAATATAATTAATACTGTTCCTTCCAATGCAACAGCCCTCCAAGATATTGTCAAAAATAATTCTAATAAAGCAGCTCAAAACAAAGACAATGCTACTTTAAACAACAGCAATTCCTCTAGACCTCAGGATCTCATTCCAGTCGTTGTTAATATGACTCAAAACACCAATGCTAGTGAATTGGGATTCATGCGAATTATTAATGCATTGCCAGGATACGATAACTCTGAATCCAATAGTGAGAATTTCCTAAAATAATCTTACGTATGAGAATTTGAGATAATGACATAATAATATTATTATATTCATCCTTTTTCCGAATTGTCCACGTAGGCATCCATAATCCGATACCTTATATATTTGTCATCAAGGGAAAATTTTGGCGGGTGTGGGTCATTGGTTTCAGCCTTGCAAATAGGACATTTATCTTTCAACGTATATTGCTTGCACAATCTACAAATTCGAATCCGGTGCTTCATTGCTATTCAAGAAGTTAAATATTTGTATGGGTTTTCTTTGATTCTTCCCTAGTGAATCTAAAAGTTCCGGCATTTTTTTCTATATTAGTCTTTATTTTTTCTATAGCATGATTCAATGCTTTCTCGGCAATTTTGAAATTTTCTGCTGTGACTGTGATTCTGTATTTTGGGGCACCTATGTACGTAATGTCTATTTTAGAATTATTTTTGGATCCATCTACAGATCCTAAAATATTCTTTATTGTGTCGATCCCATCTCCCTTTCTTACAGTAATATCCAGTACTGCCCTAACTTCAATATGAGGAATCTGAATCTTCTTACTTTCTAGTTCTATTGCTTCAATCACTTCTGGTTTTAGATCAAGAGTAGATAATACTTCAGGTCCCTTGATGGCTACAGTTTCAAAAGCATCATAGATAAAATCATATTTCTGACTTATTTTTTCTTCAATCTCTTTAATACTACTTTGATCATAGCCAAGATTAGTCTTTATAACATCCATAAAATTTGCACCCTTTTCATCTTTTTTTACCTCCATGACTTTCGCTTTCTTTTCTTCGCCGGTAACCTGCTTTAGTGAAAGATCTACTTCTGACCTTGTGGGGTTAACTCTGATTACCTTGAGGACTGTTTTCTGCTTAGCCTTTACATACCGCTCTATATTTCTGATCCAGCCAGTAGCAATTTCTGAAATATGTAAAAACGCAGTAAGATTGTCATATTCGTCAAGGGTTACATAAGCTCCATGACCCGTAACTTCTTTGACTGTAACTATAACTATTTCTCCCAAATCGGGGAGTTTTTTGGTTTCTGAAATACTCACTATGTTTAAACCAATTTGTTAGATTAATTAATTTTGCTTTTATGAACCTCTAATAATCTATACCTTTTTTTGCCTTTACACCTTTTTTATACGGATGTTTGATTTCCCTCATTTCCGTAACCAGATCAGCAATCTGAAATATTTTGTCCGTCAACAGATTCCCAGTCAATATTACGGTTACCTCAGGCGGTTTTGAAGCTAAGAGTGAAATAATTTCTCCTTCTTCAATTAGCCCAAGCTTCAAAGCATAATTAATTTCGTCTAGTATAACAATGCTGTATTTTCCAGAGTCTATTTTCTCCTTAGCAATTGCCAAAGCATTTTTTGATGACTCTACATGCTCTATGAAATCATGATCATCATCAATTATACCCACAAATCCTTTTCCTGTTATTACTAATTCAAAATTTGGTTTTAGTCTATTTGAACTATATATTTCTCCGTAATTCCACTCTCCCTTTATGAATTGAATCATACAGACATTCAATTCGTATCCAATAGCTCTTAATGCTACACCTAAAGCTGCGGTGGTTTTACCTTTTCCATTGCCATAATACACAATAATTAATCCTTTGTCCACAGTCATCTCCCATATTGCTGATTCAAGTTTACTAGATCTCTCTATTTATTATGTTCATCCAACGCAAATAATAGCCAATGGGCCACAGTTTGGCAGGCTGTCCTATGTGTTTCACCATACTAATAATTAAGCTATTTTCAATTCATGTATTCTCATTTTGTACGTGGGTCAGTCATAGGCTTGAAGAATCAAATTCAAAAAGATTGACCGATCGCAATTAGTTTAAATTAACTCGACAGCTTTTAGTTTATATAACTATAGCCTATGTTCCAGTTAAGCCCAAATGAGATTAAATTTATAATAGAAAATGAGGTTTGTAGGTTAGCAACTTCTTTTAGAGATAAACCTCACGTAGTACCAGTTTCATACATCTACAAGGACAATTTTTTTTATGTTTCAACTGATTACAATACAAAAAAATTATTTAACATAGGGAAGAATCCTAAAGTCAGCTTGACTGTAGATATTTACAAACCAAGTTTGAATAAGGGGATCACCGTAAACGGCATAGTAAGAATAATTGAAAATGGTCAATTATACGACAGAATTTACCTGCTTTATTATGACAAGTTTGAGTGGGTTAGAAGTAATCCATGGAAAGAAGGGGAATCTCCTTTTTTAGAAATAAAACCATGTACTAAGGCTAGTTGGGGAATCAACTAATTTGAACATCAAATTTCAATTGGAACAAGCAGCCGGTGTAGTCTGTAAAGTTATGTATCCCATCCCTATTTCTTCGTTTAGTGGGAGAGGTACAGAGATTGCGGTTTGTACGCTTTCGAGTATAGCCCTTTTGAAGAAGATTTCTAACGATGATATTATGGATAAGCTTTTAATTATAGGCCGTTTATTTTCTGAAAACAAAGGAATCGATCAGCTAATTCATTATTGTACAACATCCCACACTATGAAATATTTGATTTTATGCGGAAAGGATACTAACGGTCATTACCCGGGGGATGCGTTGATTAATTTAATGCAATTTGGATTGGATGACCATCACAAAATAATAGGAACTAGGGCCCCATATCCATTCATTAGATGCCATCCAAACTTAGTTAACAAATTTAGGCAACAAATAAAACTTGTAGATATGCGCGGATGTCATAATTTGAATAAAATAATTGAGACTGTTAACAGTCTCAATTGATTTTCTTACTATAAAGCAG
This Candidatus Nitrosocosmicus oleophilus DNA region includes the following protein-coding sequences:
- a CDS encoding RNA-protein complex protein Nop10, yielding MKHRIRICRLCKQYTLKDKCPICKAETNDPHPPKFSLDDKYIRYRIMDAYVDNSEKG
- a CDS encoding translation initiation factor IF-2 subunit alpha, which encodes MSISETKKLPDLGEIVIVTVKEVTGHGAYVTLDEYDNLTAFLHISEIATGWIRNIERYVKAKQKTVLKVIRVNPTRSEVDLSLKQVTGEEKKAKVMEVKKDEKGANFMDVIKTNLGYDQSSIKEIEEKISQKYDFIYDAFETVAIKGPEVLSTLDLKPEVIEAIELESKKIQIPHIEVRAVLDITVRKGDGIDTIKNILGSVDGSKNNSKIDITYIGAPKYRITVTAENFKIAEKALNHAIEKIKTNIEKNAGTFRFTREESKKTHTNI
- the cobO gene encoding cob(I)yrinic acid a,c-diamide adenosyltransferase, with product MDKGLIIVYYGNGKGKTTAALGVALRAIGYELNVCMIQFIKGEWNYGEIYSSNRLKPNFELVITGKGFVGIIDDDHDFIEHVESSKNALAIAKEKIDSGKYSIVILDEINYALKLGLIEEGEIISLLASKPPEVTVILTGNLLTDKIFQIADLVTEMREIKHPYKKGVKAKKGIDY
- a CDS encoding pyridoxamine 5'-phosphate oxidase family protein — encoded protein: MFQLSPNEIKFIIENEVCRLATSFRDKPHVVPVSYIYKDNFFYVSTDYNTKKLFNIGKNPKVSLTVDIYKPSLNKGITVNGIVRIIENGQLYDRIYLLYYDKFEWVRSNPWKEGESPFLEIKPCTKASWGIN